GGGGGGTCTGATCCTCGGTGGAGACGCGCGCATAGCCAATCAGGGGCATGAAACTGGGCCGTTTGCAATTTAATATATCGCCAATAAACGACCGTTTTTAAACGAATGCAAGTAGGTGCTCTCTCGTTTTGCTCGTCCCGAAACCCTTTGTTTCCCTGTACTGAGCGCGATCTGAGAGGTTCCACCGGCAGTCGCCCGCGCACACTATATAAAGAGCGAAGGCAACCGCCACAAAATCGCTTGGGTAATGTGCAAAAGAAGAGTATTTTGCACATATGAAACCCCAAGGAGCCGCTTTGACAGATGATTTCGATGACCCCCTCATCACCATCGAGGAGGATGAAGAGGCTCACGAAGAGGATCTCTGGTTTCTGCCGGGACCATTCGAAGAAGAACCAGATGATTTGCCTCCCGGGCCGCGTGCAGAACCGCCGGACACTGCCGTCATCGAAGACTGGGCGAAGGCAGAAGGCGTTCACGCTGCGCGACTGGCAAGAGTGGCTGGACGCCTGGGTGCTCTGGATGACAGGCTGCTGCGTGGCCCGGAAGGCTGGCGGCATCGCCTCGCTCTTATCGAGGCAGCGGACCTTAGCTGGTTCGCAGGGGATCGGGTGAGTTCTGATCGTCTGGCGCTTTGGATATCGATGCGGCTGTCAGGTGCACAGGATGACCCAAATGCGCTGGCAAGAGTTGGATGGGCTGTTCGGCGCCTGACAGGCGGTCCCGGACCGAAGGCTGACTTGGCCGCCTTCCTGGATCGCCGCGATCCCGAGAACATTGAAGGCAGCGCTGAGCGTTTCGAGGATCGCGCGGGTGGATGGCTGGACGTTATGACAGCCGCAACCGATCTCCACCCGATCACCAGGGCTTGCATGGGTTTTCACCTCTGGAGTCTGGCAGGCCTCGGACAGTACGGCGACCAGATCGAAGCCGCCGTCACCGCGTCCAGGATCGCGGCCAGCGATGGAAGCGGCGCCGTCTTCGCACCGCTCGCCATGGGCGGGGCAGGGGGGCTGCGTGCCTCGGGTTTGCCAACCGAACGCTTGGCACGCTGGTTAGATGGGATGAACAGCGCAATTCTAACGGCGATGCGTCATCTAGACGATACCGAGAAATGGAGTGCTCGGGCGGAAGGCGCCATGTCTCAGCTTTCGGGGCGAACTCCGGCGGCTCTTCGTTCGGCGTTGACAGAGTGGCCTTTGGTGTCAGCCCCGATGGCAGGGGCCTTAACAGGCGCAAGCCGCGCGGCGCTTCAAAGGAACCTCGCCTGGATGGAAAAGAGAGGCCTGATCCGGGAAGTGACGCAACAAGGACGCTTCAGGATGTGGCGGATCGCCATCTAGAGGCCTTGACGAACCATTCGCCAGCGCGGTTCTGCGGGAAAGCCGCCATTAGTTCTGAATGCGGTGAGCGACGGCAGAGAGCCCAGAGCGCCGGAGGCTGTGTGGAGTGCCAATGTCCGTTTCCACTGAACCGGCCAAAAAAGTGTCAAGACCAAAGCCAGTTCAGCACCGATGCGACGGCGGGGCATCTCCCGGCGACCTGGCGTCGCCTCAGGATTCGGCCCCGCGTGCGATCAGGAGGTCCGTGGGTGGTGTGCGCAGGAGTTCGGCCGTGAACGAGCCGAGACCGGTGAAGGACAGGCTTCGGGTGTTGGCGCCGACCGCGATCAGGTCCGGTGCAAAGCTTCGGATTTCCTGGTGGCATCCAGATCCTACCCCATCATGCACCAGATCGACCTTGGGCAGGGACGTGGCAAACCCTTCAGTCCAAGCCGCTGCCTGAGCCGCGGTTTCTCGCCGCACTTCACGTGCGAAGTCCGACGATGGCCCGCCGGTCAGGCCTTCGAACGGTGCCATCCATAGATGGAAGAGCCGGAACGCCGCCTGGGGGGCAATGTGGAGGGCAGTCTTGACCGCGTGTCGGCACGCGGATGAGAACGCGACCGGCGCCAGCACACGATTATAGTTGCCATGGACCGGGTCGGTGACGAGCAGCACTGGGGTGAGAGACCGGGCGACTACGCTCTCCACAGTCGTCGGCCTGAGCCCATCGAGAAAGCCCCTGTCACGGTGCCGGCCGGCGACGACGAGGTCGAACTCGGCGGAATTCACCAAATCAACTAGGCGCGTGATCGGATCGCCGGTCTCGACCAGGAGCTCGTAGGAGACCTCCCCGGCCAGGCTCTGTGCGGACGCCTCCAGATGGACGCGACATTTCTCGGCAAGATCCGTCGTCAGGCTTTCCGGAACGCTGTCATCGACGATCGACACGACGCGCACGCGCGCGCCCAGATTGCCGGCAAGGAGGAAGCCGCGTTGCAGGGCGCGATCCGATCGCGCCGAAAGATCCGAGGCAATCAGGATGGACTTGATCTGCATGAAATGTGCTCCTTTCGGTCCGGCGACGTGTGGTGTCTCGCACCGAAGTGCTGCCTTTCCGTGTCGGCACGGCGTGGGCAGAGGGGCATCTGCGGTCCTGGGACCACGTGCCGCCGTCGCCCCGGCTTCGTCCTGGGCCCCTCGATGACGGCGTCATTATAACACGACCAAACCGTGCGATATTTGACCGGGATCAAACTCAACGGCCAAAAAGTGGGTATCCTGCATCTATCGAGACCAAACAGGCGTATCCGATGCCACGTGAGCTGTATCAGACCGTGAAAGAAATCGGCGACCGCCTGGAGGTCAGCGAGGCGACGGTGCGCGGTTGGATCAAGGACGGGGCCTTGCGCGCGATCGACATCGGAAAAGGTTGGCGAATCGCCGACCGGGATCTCGAAGATTTCCTGACGCGCCGCGAGACCCGCGCGCGCGATGAGGCGTTCGAAGACGGCGCCGCCGCCGCGGACAGCACGCCAGACCACGGCGGCTGATTATGAGCGGACAGACGCGCGCTTCGCGGTGGCGCGTCCGTTCGGCTGCCCCCATCACGCGCGTCGGGATCGGACGCGCGCCAAGGATCCAAGCCGCGATTTGGCACGCTCGGCGCCGGAAAGGAATAGGAGCAAATGACCCACCCAGACATGGCCGCCCGGTATCACGCCCAACATGCCGGCGACGCGCTCGACACGCTCGACACGACCCACGCCGGCCTCTCGACCGAGGAGGCCGCTCGCCGCCTGTCGGAGTACGGCGCCAACCGCCTGCCCGAACCGCCGAAACCCAGTCCGGTGCTGCGGTTCCTCGCCCATTTCCACAACGTCCTGATCTACGTGCTGCTTGGCGCGGCGGTGGTCACAGCGGCGCTCCAGCATTGGATCGACACGGGGGTGATCCTCGCGGTGGTCATCGTCAACGCGGTGATCGGCTACATCCAGGAGGGCCGCGCCGAACAGGCGATGGCGGCGATCCGGGGCATGCTCGCGCCGCACTCCGCCGTGCTGCGCGACGGCAAACGCGTCAGCGTCGACGCAGCCGACCTCGTGCCGGGCGACATCGTGCTCGTAGAGGCGGGCGACCGGGTGCCGGCCGACCTGCGACTGATCGAGGCGCGCGGACTAAAGGCCGAGGAGGCAATCCTCACCGGCGAATCTGTCCCCGTCGACAAGGGCACCCGGCCGGTCGACGCAGACGCCGATCTCGGCGACCGGACGCCGATGCTGTTCTCCGGCACGCTGGTCGCCGCCGGCACCGGGCGTGGCGTGGTCACCGCCACGGGGGGACACACGCAGATCGGGCGGATCAGCGGGATGCTGGCGGAGGTCGAAACGCTGACGACGCCGCTCGTGGCGCAGATGGACCGGTTTGCCCGCTGGCTGACAGTGTTCATCCTGATGCTGGCCGCCGTGCTGCTCGCTTACGGGTATTTCGTGGGCCACATGGCGTTCTCCGAGCTGTTCATGGCCGTGGTCGGCCTTTCGGTGGCGGCAATCCCGGA
The nucleotide sequence above comes from Frigidibacter mobilis. Encoded proteins:
- a CDS encoding universal stress protein gives rise to the protein MQIKSILIASDLSARSDRALQRGFLLAGNLGARVRVVSIVDDSVPESLTTDLAEKCRVHLEASAQSLAGEVSYELLVETGDPITRLVDLVNSAEFDLVVAGRHRDRGFLDGLRPTTVESVVARSLTPVLLVTDPVHGNYNRVLAPVAFSSACRHAVKTALHIAPQAAFRLFHLWMAPFEGLTGGPSSDFAREVRRETAAQAAAWTEGFATSLPKVDLVHDGVGSGCHQEIRSFAPDLIAVGANTRSLSFTGLGSFTAELLRTPPTDLLIARGAES
- a CDS encoding helix-turn-helix domain-containing protein produces the protein MPRELYQTVKEIGDRLEVSEATVRGWIKDGALRAIDIGKGWRIADRDLEDFLTRRETRARDEAFEDGAAAADSTPDHGG